The Rhipicephalus sanguineus isolate Rsan-2018 chromosome 7, BIME_Rsan_1.4, whole genome shotgun sequence genome includes a window with the following:
- the LOC119399495 gene encoding PHD finger protein 10: protein MSADGSEAWPTPSFDSQETPAAGDADSRGSNGNTTSSGAGTFLQPHAPKLSLTTTSSAVSESTAPPLPEKLSDAGAADAGRPGATADGVAVFEEDTRSSWNLEPPSGAATPAGATAPKEDEEAAMEEREPSSSCGAGEGGGEEAPSAKSAEASDSSGENRERTPVVSFAPTVVDCDSQNSGSSVKSGGRKRFSDDEVTSEAPTTITADKLFEYHWPQDCGDAYMLQEQVCEFLNVKSFKRKHPDLVRRQVEFDEKEFLKEHGVVTMTMCDLGLTALRADDVVDLFMRDYPEKYQEYVNYIRERDKQNTVEKHRGYSAVSIEKCKMADFVRKAVASTAEYNKHLNEERREERRSCFDLQTFTIQYPLKKIQKVEVMPANRRRYPVALIPGQYQDHYRVYTPQELKYLPINTVLYGPPQEIGSVYTHPGSDGSQSESEDSSGSDSGSCSSSSGGSSPASDMDTSTATGPSFCKVCANADVSKEGEELISCSECGKVGHVTCLDILPEMAAAIKSYRWQCMDCKMCNVCMATDNEDKMMFCDRCDRGYHSFCVGMKSVPAGRWICRLCGRCATCNTNTPGPEGPRVQWHHEYGKGPSPVDHKRSVTIYCQSCYRQRKGR from the exons ATGTCGGCGGACGGTAGCGAAGCCTGGCCAACGCCGAGCTTCGACAGCCAAGAGACaccggcagcgggcgacgcggacTCTCGGGGATCGAACGGGAACACGACGTCGTCGGGAGCCGGTACCTTTCTGCAGCCGCACGCACCCAAGCTAAGCCTAACGACGACCTCATCCGCGGTCTCTGAATCGACGGCCCCGCCGCTACCGGAGAAGCTCTCCGACGCCGGTGCTGCCGACGCTGGACGACCAGGGGCCACCGCCGACGGCGTCGCCGTCTTCGAAGAGGACACGCGGAGCTCGTGGAACCTGGAGCCTCCGTCGGGGGCTGCGACGCCGGCGGGCGCGACGGCGCCCAAAGAAGACGAAGAGGCTGCCATGGAGGAGCGCGAgccgtcgtcgtcttgcggcgcaGGTGAAGGCGGCGGCGAAGAAGCGCCGTCTGCAAAGTCGGCCGAGGCGTCGGACTCGAGCGGCGAGAACCGGGAGCGCACGCCGGTTGTGAGCTTCGCGCCGACCGTGGTGGACTGCGACTCGCAGAACAGTGGCAGCAGCGTCAAGAGCGGCGGCCGCAAGCGCTTCTCGGACGACGAGGTGACCTCCGAGGCCCCCACCACCATCACGGCCGACAAGCTCTTCGAATACCACTGGCCGCAAGACTGCGGAGACGCCTACATGCTCCAGGAGCAG GTCTGCGAGTTCTTAAACGTGAAGTCGTTCAAGCGAAAACATCCCGACCTCGTCCGGCGGCAGGTCGAATTTGACGAAAAGGAGTTTCTCAAGGAGCACGGCGTGGTGACGATGACCATGTGTGACCTTGGACTGACCGCCCTTCGTGCCGACGACGTAGTCGACCTGTTTATGCGCGACTACCCCGAAAAGTATCAGGAGTACGTCAACTACATCCGGGAGCGCGACAAGCAGAACACTGTGGAGAAGCACCGCGGTTACTCTGCCGTGTCGATCGAAAAGTGCAAGATGGCCGACTTCGTCCGCAAGGCAGTCGCCTCCACGGCCGAGTACAACAAGCACCTCAACGAGGAACGCCGCGAGGAGCGGCGCTCCTGCTTCGACCTCCAGACGTTCACGATCCAGTATCCGTTGAAAAAGATACAGAAGGTTGAAGTGATGCCAGCCAATCGGCGCCGGTACCCCGTCGCATTGATACCGGGGCAGTACCAAGACCACTACCGGGTTTACACTCCACAGGAGCTCAAGTATTTGCCAATAAACACGGTTCTCTACGGACCGCCCCAGGAGATCGGCTCAGTCTACACGCACCCGGGTTCGGACGGAAGCCAGTCCGAATCCGAAGATAGCTCGGGGTCGGATTCAGGCTCTTGCAGCAGTTCGAGTGGCGGCAGTTCGCCTGCGTCTGACATGGACACGAGCACCGCAACGGGACCCAGCTTCTGCAAGGTCTGCGCCAACGCCGACGTGTCGAAAGAGGGCGAGGAGCTTATATCGTGCTCCGAGTGCGGGAAGGTGGGTCACGTGACATGCCTCGACATCTTGCCGGAGATGGCGGCGGCCATCAAGTCGTACCGGTGGCAGTGCATGGACTGCAAGATGTGCAACGTGTGCATGGCAACCGACAACGAGGACAAGATGATGTTTTGTGACCGGTGCGACCGGGGTTACCACAGCTTCTGCGTGGGCATGAAGTCTGTGCCCGCGGGCCGGTGGATCTGTCGGCTGTGCGGTCGGTGCGCGACGTGCAACACCAACACGCCGGGCCCGGAGGGGCCCAGGGTTCAGTGGCACCACGAGTACGGGAAGGGTCCCAGTCCTGTGGACCATAAGCGGAGTGTGACCATCTATTGCCAGAGCTGCTACCGACAACGAAAAGGCCGGTGA